In the Primulina tabacum isolate GXHZ01 chromosome 7, ASM2559414v2, whole genome shotgun sequence genome, CATAATCCAAGAGCATAAGGAGACATCTCTTCTCCAAACTTGTCCACTATTGTCTCTAGAGTAAACACCAGATCTTCGTTCTCCACCTCATTCATAAGTTTAAAGAACTCTGGAAAAATGGACTcggaatttaataaaaattaaaagtgGCAGCTTCATGATAAGCAATGCGGACATGAGCTTAAAAATTGCATACCATCGAGTAATTGTGGAAGAATTGGTCTGATCTCGTCCAAATCTAAACATTAAAAAAGCGATAGTTAATGATTAGCAATCATTGAAGATGTTAGATAAAAACGAAGACAGTGCCCAGAAAACAGAACCTTTGCAGGCTTCCACATACGAGCGCAAAGCAAAAACGGAATCAACACGAACAGGAAGTTCTGGGTCGCGCATTCCAGCAACAACGCCGTGCAATGCTCTACGGAAGTTATTTGTATCGGAGAAATTGATATGTGCATATTGTCCTGCAACCCATGCTGCCTAATATCCAGTGCATACCAACAAGAATAAAACAAGAGCATAAGCTCGAAACATGAGAGTGATGTCAACAAATGGACTTAAGCTAATAAAAAGAATCAGATCATAATAGTAAGATTGACAAATCTTctaagcacggagaagatcatATGAACCATGTAATGCGAGACCTTAAAACATTATAGTAATTATTTGACACATGAGTAAATTAATGAAAACAAGCTTTTCGTATCTATGTTTTGATAACTACCGCATGGATAAAATGATGCAAATAACCTCATAATATATCACCAAGAATGGGAATGAAAGTCAAATAGAAGGAAATAACTTTAAGACAAGTTAAGAGACCCTACCTTAGCTCTAAGATGTCCGACAGAACTGCTGAACTCAGGAAATACATGTTGTACAAGCATCCGCTCCAGCTCAGATTTGTAAGGTTCAGTTTGCTTCAGTTTATCACATAAAGCTCCAATGGCAAGAAGGGCTCCATCCTTTTGCCTATACGGCTTATATTCCACAGCTGCTTCGTCATATCTAGGTTGAGAAAAGTGGAAAGATTATaatcattatatttattatagtATGGAATAAATGCGCGTATACCAGTGTCATGTATACCTGGTAAAAATCTGTACTATAAATGCTACAAACTTATGAAGGTTCTCCTTTCCACGTTTTCGGACCAACTCgctcacaaaatccatagcagcAGTTCTGGGACTGTATAAATCTTCAATTATGTCTGCAGAAGCATGGGAAATTTTTTACTGTAAATATACCTAATTGATGAATCCTTATCTCTGTAAAAAAGAATACCAAATTGCATAGATGACAAGATATTGCACACACCATATCCCTTCCTCACATACTCGGACGGATCTTCATCCCAGAGTATTTGATCATTGTCATTGAAGCACATCAGTGGAAATATGATCTCAAAAAGAACAATATCAAGTCTTGGTTGCAGCTGACTGTACATATCACTTTTTGAGATACTGCATGGTGGATAAAACAAGAATTAGAACCAGGGGCACTGGATATCATTAACCACAACCAGCCTTCTAAAAAAGGATAGCACATTTTTACGCCGCATGGGTTCCAACGAGAGTAAAATTCAATTGCCATAATATCCACACTACGGCAATCAGTTGCGCGGAAGATATACACTATGTACAGTTCTAATAATTACTGGAAACGCTCCCCACACCCAGAAATCACACAAATATCATGACAAAAGAAGGCCAACGATACAACTGCACTTTAGGTTGTTCATAACTAACTTTCTGAGTTATTTCACATTATAAATACTTTATCCACATGGTGATGTCATTGTAAAAATGCTTGTGTTTGGCCACTTATTGAAGTATCATAATGACCAAAACAAAAAGCGCGTTTCCAAATTCAGATAAGGGACCTTAGAAGAGTTTCTTTCCATTAAAAGAGATATTAAATCAAAAGTATGATACAGCAGTTAAAGATATTTTAGCTCTGATTAATGAAGCCTAAGTTAGCATTTTCAAATATGGAGCACAATAGAAGATGCCAAAACGTCAAAAAAAAACTACCAGAGAGAACATTAACACCAACTCCAGAGGACGGGTTATGAAATTGTAGATCTTCCAAACAGTTTTACCACCTTTCATGTAAACTCCAGCAACTAAAGCTAATCTGTCCTTCTTTAATATGAGGTATGGCACAAATCATATGTTTGAttggttttgatatttgatattttaatcaGGCATACACTGCCATATACATTATCAAATGCTTAACCGGACCTCATACGTGCATACTCAAAAACTTTTCACAGCTTTCAATCTATTTATTGGCAGCATAAGACACATCATAACATTGTTTGTCTTACTGCACGAAACATAGGACTTGTTTTGTCAATGTTAGAAAACTACGTCCTGGACCTCGTGTGGACAACAGGAAAGTTTTTGGTAAAAAATTAAGGAAAAACTCAGCATTTGGATATACATTTATCGAAATCAAACGATACAAACCTATTGCTCAGGTATTGCAAGATAAGATTGATTACTCTGTCAGGCAAATAGCCACGAATACGGACCACATTCAGCAAATTTAGATGGCATTCCAGAATTTTTCCAGCATATTTCTTCTGGAACATCTGGGCAAAAGCTTTGTTATCTGGGTTCTGAAGTTTTAGGTCTCCAAATCTGAGACAAAGAAAGAGAAAAGAGATAATTGATTCTGCTCTAGGCAGTACAATCCAAAATCACCGTCCACAGGATTAGGCCGGAATTAAGCACTTGATTATGAACCTACCGAGTGAAAAGGCGGTTTAATATGTGGACGGTCCACTTCTTCACTTCCCACCATCCCCATGATTTTCTCAGCTCAGGATCGGCAGGTTGGCCTTCCACAGGCACAGGCCTCTCTAGTACGTTTAAGAAAAGAACCATCCAGGAATTAAATAGACTGGGATCAGAAAACTGCTTCGGAATCTCCAACTGAAAGATGCACAACAACAGTATgagataaaatataaaatacaaGGTCCAACAGAGTAAATGAAGCCAGAAGTTTGATTTTAACTTAGAGAAAAAGCTTGGGAAATTTCAGGACTTGAGTTTAAAACCAAGCAGATGTCATTTGGAGTTTGAGCAATACACTTTAAAcgataaacaagaaaatcagaCAAAAGCTTCCAGACTACACAACCCTTTATCATGCAAAGCCGGATCTTTCCACCAAATGTTTGAGAAAAgcaaaatcatataaaaaaaattcaagaaactCTAGGTCAAAATACACCTGACCTAATCCAGTAACATGAcccatttaaaaaataaagaaacacAAACTTACATATATGGATGACCAGAATGTTTTACAAATCAGCTTGATCAAATCTGCTATTTCAACAGATGGGTTTGCAATCTCAACGAGCTGTTTAAATATGTATAGCAGATGAGGAAATGTTTCCTCAACAATGTGATGAACTGGTACTCTCTCCTCGTCTGATTTAAAcctgaaaattataaacaatatGGAAATGACATATGAATCAAATAACACTTTCAGTATTGATCAATTGGAGAATCGGTACTATAAGAAAGAGGATTCCACAGGAGAACAACCACATAGCACTGAAATAGACAGCGAATATAGAAATTTCTAATAGCATAAAGATATAGGAAACAAGATAGGCAGTAGAAGTGCTCCAGATAATTCAACTCCAACATATATGTTATTGTAGGAAATTTGAAAATAACTCATTTTACGAACTCACTCGTATTTTCTGGAGATAATTCTTAGGACAAACAAAGCTCCATAAACTTGTCGGTCCTGCAAATTATGCTTCACCCAATTCAGAAGGTTTGGCCATTGCTCTGGGTAGTCTGCATGTACAATCGTTTTCAAACATTCTCCCAATTGTGATCTGTTTATATAGAGATATAACAAAGGTTAGCAAACTAAACAACTGACCAGATAAACCATTCAAAAATAACCACGTAGCTGAGATGATTACCAACAAAAAAATAGTTCTGTGGGTTTAAAAGATAAATATTTAGTCCCAGACTAGACTAAAAGCAGTTCGTTCATTTTAAACAGTAGTTGTTAACAAAGAGGATAATTTGTCTGGCATGATAAATAAGATATTACAAATTATTAATACCTCAAAAGCTGGGGAACTTGGGTGACAAAATTGAGAATATTCTGCCTGATAACTTCCTTGTCACCGGGCAAAATTTTTGATTGATCACCTATCACCGCACAACATGGGTCTAAGTAGGTAATAATCAGTCTACGCTGAATGCAGAATCACCACAAAATGTTTACAAAACCTATGCTTTTTAATATCGAGAACATGGTCCTGCTAGTACTAGGATTTCCACCATTGCTCATATAAAGTGAAGAATGCATTTTACGAGTTATCACAACTAGGAGCAAAATTTTTACTACTTTCATTGACAGGATAAAAATTTACCAGGATCATGAGGCTCCCAGTTCTTGGCCACAAAATTCTTGAAATGAATGCTGGCCACCTGTCTGACAGCCAAATCACAATTCCCATCTATTATGATCTGCAACACCCTCACTAAATGCTGAGGCACAAACTGAAACTGCAAAACAATCGATTGACACAACAATTCGTTTCAGTCGACGACGATTGCAGTTCAAAATATTTCCTTCACATCTTTAAACATCGACACGTGTAATTAGGATAAATAAAGATATACACAACTTCCAATGCACAAATACACCCATCAAGAACCCCGCAAACTTCGGCTCTTTCTAGATTCATCTCATTACCACAAACTTAACACTGGACCCAGCAATAAACAGAGCAAAAATTCTTGGGAAGAAAACTATTCGCTGTTCACCTGATTAAGACTTTCTTCCGCAGCCTTTCGTTCAATCGGATTGGGGCTCAGAGCACCTTGGAAGATCACACACAAGCTCTGAAGATCCATAGACTGGATTCTTCTTCAACTTCCAATACTTATATAGACACAGCAATGCACGAAATCTCGTCAAAAGGAAGAATATAGCGGAGTTAAATGAACCCGACCCTAGAAAGAGGAGAATTTCCGGCGAATTGATTATCTTTCTAGGTTTAGAGAGAGGAATGGGAGGACGAAGTGGCGGAGAGAGAGCGTACACCAACGACTTGCTGACTATAAATAATTAGGGTTTAGTGAGGAGTTGTTTACCCAACACTCTAAATAAATGCCAACCAAATATTACAAATTCTTAAATAATCGTTTTAACTCTTCCGTCGAATTTGAGCGGTCTTCATTATACACTCCGTCTGTCCTTGGTAGTTGTTTCAATAAATCCATGGtgatttctctcatttccactcgggaatagggggAATTCTCAACTTTCCTGTAGGTCTCTGATACTCTGTCTTGACCTGCTGACACGTCAAACACTCAGACACCAAACGcaaaatatctcgcttcatgcccaGCCTCCAAATAAAGactgtagatccttatacatctccGTACTCCTCGGATGAATGGAGTATGGGGTGTTGTGGGCCTCCCTCATAATATCTGCTCCCAAGGAATCAACGCTAAAAATCCACAGTCGGTCACGATATCTAACTATGTCATCCTCCACTTAGTACAACCTCAGGCCCTTGGACTCATCTCTATGTCTCCACTTGTGTAGTTGATCATCAGAAGTCTGCCATGCTCGAATCATGTCCTTCAGTATCGACTGTACTGTCAGGGTGGAAAGATTAGGAGCATCGCCcttggcataaactgcaagttcaaacctctgaatctctgcctgcaatggtctctgtactgacaactgagcAATCACTACATGCTTCCTGCTCAGGGCATCCgcgaccacattagccttatcggatggtagctaatgtcgcaatcatagtctttcactaactccaaccatctctgttgcctcatattcagctctttctgtgtgaagaagtacttcgaactcttgtgatcggtgaaaatcttgcaattctcgccatacagatagtacctccaaatcttcagggcaaatactaGCGCtactagctcgaggtcatgagtcagattattcttctcatggaccttaaATTGTCTGGACGCGTAGGTTATAACTCTgtcatgttgcatcagaactgcgcctaACCGAACTTTGAAGCATTTTTATATAGCACATATtcgccttgccctgatggcatagctagaactgacGCTAAAGTCAACGCTTGCTTCAGCCTTTCAAAACTTTTCTGGCACTCTGATCCCCAAATGAAATTGGCATTATTCTTCGTCAAAGCGGTCATGGGTACCGCAATAGAAGAAAagcccttaatgaacttcctaTAATACCCAACTAGACCCAAGAAACAACGTatctctgtcacactcttaAGCACTGGCCAATCTCATACTGCATCAACTTTTCTGGGATCAACCTCAACTCCATCTCGGGATATGAtgtggcccaaaaataccacTCTGTCTAGCCAGAAcccacacttgctgaacttggcatacaactTGTCTATCCTGCAAAATCTATAGTGCGGTCCTCAAGTGCTGAATGTGCTATCCTCTGCTCTTCAAATAGAttagaatgtcgtctatgaaaatACGATGAACTGATCCAAATATCGccgaaacacgcgattcatgagatccatgaagattgcagCACGTTCGTCAGTCTGAAGAGCATCACTATAAACTCAGAGTGCCTATAACGCGTCCTGAAAGTCGTCTTGTTCACAtcagactctctcaccttcagctggtagTATCCTGATCGGAGATCTATCTTTGGAAACATTGATGCTCCCAGAATTTGATCAAATAGGTCCTCAATCCTAGGCAGAGGATGAAACGTCttctgtttaaaatatattactaGAAAGTAAAATACTGTAGTTAAAAATCCATAACAAATTGTCATCCCCAAGCTTACGTTTTTAAAATGTTTcgaatataaaatatgtgtaaaGTTTCTGCCAACAATCAACACATAAAAACGATagcatataaaaataaatttccaAATCATTCATATCCCATAAACATAATGTGCGTAAGaaataaggtcctcgggttagcgtgcgcacgtccagctccgcctactcagtcttcggtgCCTCCAGTCTTCTCATCGATTGCTCACTTGCATCATTCAcaactagtgagtctaaagactcaacacacctgtaatgttatagaaaatacatatacataacaagcaacagtgaaaaatactgtaatgaaaatacatttcatgatcgtaAAAGTCgcatgcataatcataacctgtcgaagcataaatattttcataacatatcaaatcatatcagcatatacgtgttcgTTTTTCTTGATTTGAATTTCGTTCGTTAGTTGAGACTTTTGTATCTTCGTGTTAGTCGATGGATcaatctacgtataaccatggtacccagtggcggggacatcagtgacaacattacccgtccactgagccctgtccttacatgtcatcatgtcatcatattagtcacaaacaactcccatccttcaaaacatgtcatcatattcatcacttaataaaaccatgtgttggaacatttcatgttcgtaatcttgattttgatgttaacaaaacttgttattttgttactaatgattCTATTTAAGTGCTCAggaagctgaaactgatcaggatttgaattgataagttatcgagccaaaactgaagctatcgagatgcaaACTAAAAGCGTCAACTGATCGttcaaactgaatcagttcaactgatatatcaaagatcagttcaactgattgtctagctgataggcagttcagcagtagaccttcagaagcccggccagctgatgaagagctcaattgatgaagagtccagctgatcagttcaactgaagcagggaaatcagttcagctgacgagccaactgatttcaccgaaccagttcaagatcatttcaactgaccagtttggaacatcagttaggaatcaatcagtttgcagaacacgacaagcttattcaatggaatccaacTGTGCGCACTTGGGAAAAGTTATTGTacgatcaaaggtacaataatggacggtGCATCAAAGCTAAAAGACAAAATTTTCCAGCATAAATGTCGGAAAATTCGAGACACGAATCTCAAGGAACTCATTCAAGCTGAAAGggatacaattattgagtctcactgtacgatcagtttcccgcctatatataGAAGATCAGTGTAGACTAATATAGTGTGTTGAAAAACAGAGAGGGTACGCATAATGTTtatcagctttgaagaagcaatcagccaagagggaacacttcatcgtgttatcagcttagttttagaagcatatttctcaGTGTGGGAGAACattttcgggtagttttcagagatcaattcacacacacactcatCGCCACCAccaaaatacagtcttgcaaaaacaaaataaacttgtgtatgtagtctttgacacacagacattaaacaagtgttggctggaaggtgctgtctttagtctagactaggagttcagttaggcggTAGAGTAAGTCCTACGccgagtgggtttgtacaaggtattttatagatcaaagtcttctagtggatcctacccgaggtgttagaaggggtgacgtaggaacagttgaagtctccgagcatccataaatatatcttgtgtatttaattgtttaattactgttttcaaactgatttgatcagttagaccatccatcagttcagttttcaccttaactgaactgatatatgtcacaactgattccctttattttcagttattcagttatacatgatataaaatatatcagtgtttcttaacgaaggattatttcaagTGTTTTCCACTTGATTTAACAtcaaacttgatttaattcatcggtgtaaacattcttagaacacgagctatttcaactcttggagaatattgttttgaagcacctcaaggtgcccaGCACACggtccttcaattggtatcaaagcTAGCTGTAGTGCCCAAGATtcaatacacgtaaaacccatgcatctatttaattaattttaaaggaGTTTtggccatgcataatttatgaaaatgcattattttaaattattcatgtttatggtgatgcacgttaaaatgtttttcaagtttcatgtttcaggcgattattcgatgcgggaccgaggaaaagagaccggtgacgagtttggcaaattttaaatgcggtattttattttaagttgaggatggggtgttttaaataatttatta is a window encoding:
- the LOC142551167 gene encoding importin beta-like SAD2, yielding MDLQSLCVIFQGALSPNPIERKAAEESLNQFQFVPQHLVRVLQIIIDGNCDLAVRQVASIHFKNFVAKNWEPHDPGDQSKILPGDKEVIRQNILNFVTQVPQLLRSQLGECLKTIVHADYPEQWPNLLNWVKHNLQDRQVYGALFVLRIISRKYEFKSDEERVPVHHIVEETFPHLLYIFKQLVEIANPSVEIADLIKLICKTFWSSIYLEIPKQFSDPSLFNSWMVLFLNVLERPVPVEGQPADPELRKSWGWWEVKKWTVHILNRLFTRFGDLKLQNPDNKAFAQMFQKKYAGKILECHLNLLNVVRIRGYLPDRVINLILQYLSNSISKSDMYSQLQPRLDIVLFEIIFPLMCFNDNDQILWDEDPSEYVRKGYDIIEDLYSPRTAAMDFVSELVRKRGKENLHKFVAFIVQIFTRYDEAAVEYKPYRQKDGALLAIGALCDKLKQTEPYKSELERMLVQHVFPEFSSSVGHLRAKAAWVAGQYAHINFSDTNNFRRALHGVVAGMRDPELPVRVDSVFALRSYVEACKDLDEIRPILPQLLDEFFKLMNEVENEDLVFTLETIVDKFGEEMSPYALGLCQNLAAAFWKCMSTAEANDEGDDPGALAAVGCLRAISTILESISRLPHLFVHMEPTLLPIMRRMLTTDGQEVFEEVLEIVSYMTFFSPTISLEMWSLWPLMMEALADWAIDFFPNILVPLDNYISRSTAHFLTCKEPDYQQSLWNKISSVMADKNLEDGDIDPAPKLIQVVFQNCRGLVDHWVEPYLRITIERLRHTERPNLKSLLIAVVADALYYNPSLALNILQKLNVATEVFNLWFQMLQQTKKSGAYTNFKREQDKKVCCLGLTSLIPLPADQLPGEALEHVFKSTLDLLVAYKDQVAETAKEEDEEDGDDDDDMENFQTDDDDDGDDSDKEMGVDAEDGDEADSLKLQKLAARAKAFRTAESDDEDSDDDFSDDDELQSPIDDVDPFVFFVDSIEVLQASDPLRFQSLTQTLDFHYQALANGVAQHAEQRKTEIEKEKLSKAAEATIAAA